In one window of Spodoptera frugiperda isolate SF20-4 chromosome 11, AGI-APGP_CSIRO_Sfru_2.0, whole genome shotgun sequence DNA:
- the LOC118274854 gene encoding macrophage migration inhibitory factor isoform X1: MPHFRIETNVPRSQIPATFVQKAVPVLAKALGKPEQYCVVSIIPDVQMSFGGSTEPCAIANLMSIGALGVEQNKKHAKVLFELVEQELGVKSDRMYITFQDNPSGNVGFKGTTFHAILGQ, encoded by the exons ATGCCTCACTTCAGAATCGAGACTAACGTGCCAAGAAGCCAGATTCCTGCTACTTTTGTGCAGAAAGCTGTGCCGGTATTGGCCAAAGCACTTGGGAAACCAGAGCAG TACTGTGTAGTTTCCATCATACCGGATGTGCAAATGAGTTTTGGTGGGTCTACGGAGCCCTGTGCGATCGCCAACCTCATGTCTATCGGAGCACTGGGTGTGGAGCAGAACAAGAAACATGCTAAAGTACTGTTCGAGCTGGTGGAACAGGAATTGGGAGTCAAGAGTGACAG GATGTACATTACGTTCCAAGACAACCCATCAGGGAATGTTGGCTTCAAAGGAACCACCTTCCACGCCATACTGGGACAAtaa
- the LOC118274854 gene encoding macrophage migration inhibitory factor isoform X2: MPHFRIETNVPRSQIPATFVQKAVPVLAKALGKPEQYCVVSIIPDVQMSFGGSTEPCAIANLMSIGALGVEQNKKHAKVLFELVEQELGVKSDRMYITFQDEPTGNVGFKGTTFHAIFG; encoded by the exons ATGCCTCACTTCAGAATCGAGACTAACGTGCCAAGAAGCCAGATTCCTGCTACTTTTGTGCAGAAAGCTGTGCCGGTATTGGCCAAAGCACTTGGGAAACCAGAGCAG TACTGTGTAGTTTCCATCATACCGGATGTGCAAATGAGTTTTGGTGGGTCTACGGAGCCCTGTGCGATCGCCAACCTCATGTCTATCGGAGCACTGGGTGTGGAGCAGAACAAGAAACATGCTAAAGTACTGTTCGAGCTGGTGGAACAGGAATTGGGAGTCAAGAGTGACAG GATGTACATAACATTCCAGGATGAGCCGACCGGCAACGTCGGCTTCAAAGGCACCACTTTCCATGCTATCTTCGGATAA